One genomic window of Anabaena sphaerica FACHB-251 includes the following:
- a CDS encoding protein phosphatase 2C domain-containing protein, whose translation MGWKAIARSAVGTSHQEQKIPCQDCGNYRIFHNVIVGAVADVAGSAKYSHIGSTVAVGTAIKYLSKISEYLQNRKRFWERFSQPLSEPEAKKLFTKTVNHVIAELKKTSSK comes from the coding sequence GTGGGTTGGAAAGCTATAGCGCGTTCTGCTGTGGGAACAAGTCATCAAGAACAAAAAATACCTTGTCAAGACTGCGGAAATTATCGCATTTTTCATAATGTAATTGTTGGCGCGGTTGCTGATGTTGCTGGAAGTGCTAAATATTCTCATATTGGTTCTACAGTGGCGGTAGGAACTGCTATTAAATATCTGTCTAAAATTAGTGAATATCTCCAGAATAGAAAACGATTTTGGGAAAGGTTTTCTCAACCACTTTCAGAACCAGAAGCGAAAAAACTGTTTACTAAAACCGTTAATCATGTAATCGCAGAGTTAAAAAAAACAAGCAGCAAATAA
- a CDS encoding F0F1 ATP synthase subunit B', protein MTHWITLLAVEKVAKEGGLFDLDATLPLMAIQFLVLALILNATLYKPLGNAIDGRNDYVRNNQLEAQERLSKAEKLAQQYEQELAGARRQAQTIIVQAQAEAQKTAGQKIAAAQQEAQAKREQAAGEIEQQKQQALASLEAQVDALSRQILEKLLGADLVGQR, encoded by the coding sequence ATGACACACTGGATCACCTTATTGGCAGTAGAAAAAGTTGCCAAAGAAGGGGGCTTGTTTGACTTAGATGCGACTTTGCCTTTGATGGCAATCCAGTTTCTAGTTTTAGCCCTGATATTGAATGCAACTCTCTATAAGCCACTGGGTAACGCCATTGATGGACGCAATGACTACGTCCGCAACAATCAATTGGAAGCCCAAGAACGCTTGTCAAAGGCTGAGAAATTAGCCCAGCAGTATGAGCAAGAACTAGCAGGCGCAAGAAGACAAGCTCAAACAATTATTGTCCAAGCTCAGGCAGAAGCGCAAAAAACGGCAGGACAGAAGATCGCCGCAGCGCAACAAGAAGCTCAGGCGAAAAGAGAGCAAGCCGCTGGTGAAATTGAGCAGCAAAAACAACAAGCTTTGGCTTCATTAGAAGCACAAGTAGATGCCCTCAGTCGCCAAATACTAGAGAAGCTGTTAGGTGCTGACTTAGTAGGCCAACGCTAA
- a CDS encoding HNH endonuclease: protein MERGFIFNCAKLLIISEPSRTIPNTQVLDQLNRYRSEVAVASVVVHEILYGCWRLPASKRKDSLWKYIQDSVLKLPVFDYDIKAAKWHAQERDARAKMTNNAISFSLRQLVIERAQGRCEYCLIHQDFSIYTHEIDHIIAVKHGGQTLAENLALSCLPCNRYS from the coding sequence TTGGAGAGAGGTTTTATATTTAATTGTGCCAAGTTACTTATTATCTCAGAACCGAGTCGGACAATTCCCAATACTCAGGTTTTAGATCAATTAAATCGCTATCGTTCAGAGGTAGCAGTAGCGAGTGTTGTTGTTCATGAAATCCTTTATGGCTGTTGGCGTTTACCAGCATCTAAACGAAAGGATTCTTTATGGAAATACATTCAAGATTCTGTGCTAAAATTGCCTGTGTTTGATTATGATATCAAAGCTGCAAAATGGCACGCACAGGAAAGAGACGCAAGAGCCAAAATGACAAATAATGCCATTTCTTTTAGTCTACGTCAATTAGTCATTGAACGCGCTCAAGGACGTTGTGAATATTGTTTAATTCATCAAGACTTTTCTATTTACACCCACGAAATTGATCATATTATTGCTGTTAAACATGGAGGTCAAACTTTAGCAGAAAATCTGGCTTTATCTTGTTTACCTTGTAATCGCTACTCTTGA
- a CDS encoding F0F1 ATP synthase subunit B encodes MGTFLLLMAEAAAVGGELAEGAEHSGFGLNTNILETNLINLAIIITVLFVFGRKVLGTTLKSRRENIETAIKSAEQRAAAAAKQLQEAQQKLTQAQAEATRIKAEAEESAKAAQKVILDQAAADIQRMQETGAADLNAELDKAIAQLRQRVVNQALQKAEAQLKAGISEDAQTTIIDRSIAQLGG; translated from the coding sequence ATGGGGACTTTTTTACTGTTGATGGCGGAAGCCGCCGCCGTCGGAGGTGAACTGGCAGAGGGAGCAGAACATAGTGGTTTTGGTCTAAATACTAATATTTTAGAGACCAACCTAATTAACCTTGCCATTATTATTACTGTGCTGTTTGTTTTCGGGCGGAAAGTGCTGGGTACTACCCTCAAATCTCGTCGAGAAAATATTGAAACAGCAATTAAGAGTGCAGAGCAAAGAGCAGCGGCAGCTGCAAAGCAATTGCAAGAGGCTCAACAAAAGTTGACACAAGCTCAAGCTGAAGCAACCAGAATTAAAGCTGAAGCTGAAGAAAGTGCTAAGGCTGCTCAAAAAGTAATCTTAGACCAAGCAGCGGCTGATATTCAGCGAATGCAAGAAACTGGCGCGGCTGACTTGAATGCAGAACTCGATAAAGCGATCGCTCAACTCCGTCAAAGAGTGGTAAATCAAGCACTGCAAAAAGCTGAGGCGCAACTGAAAGCTGGCATTTCCGAGGATGCTCAAACAACTATTATTGACCGCAGCATCGCTCAATTGGGAGGTTAA
- a CDS encoding ATP synthase subunit I: protein MSLSDEQIAPTPTTLQDAQSGSEDTEPVDSSMQEFYQLYQELLVITLALTGVIFISVWIAYSPNIALNYLLGACAGVLYLRMLAKDVERLGREKQSLSKTRLALLVGLILLASRLNQLQILPIFLGFLTYKATLIIYVVRVAFISDSTKLRQP, encoded by the coding sequence GTGAGCTTGTCAGACGAACAAATTGCACCCACTCCGACAACACTACAAGATGCTCAATCTGGTTCTGAAGATACAGAACCGGTAGACTCTTCTATGCAGGAGTTCTATCAACTCTATCAGGAGTTGTTAGTAATCACGCTTGCCTTGACAGGAGTTATTTTCATCTCTGTATGGATTGCTTACTCCCCAAACATTGCCCTAAATTATTTATTAGGGGCGTGTGCAGGTGTGCTTTACTTGAGGATGTTGGCAAAAGATGTAGAGCGTTTGGGCAGAGAGAAACAATCACTGAGCAAAACTCGGTTAGCCTTATTAGTAGGACTGATTTTACTCGCATCGCGGTTGAATCAACTACAAATACTGCCCATATTTTTGGGATTTCTCACCTACAAAGCCACGCTCATCATCTACGTAGTTAGAGTGGCGTTTATCTCTGATTCCACAAAGCTCCGGCAACCTTAA
- the atpE gene encoding ATP synthase F0 subunit C: MDPLVSAASVLAAALAVGLAAIGPGIGQGNAAGQAVEGIARQPEAEGKIRGTLLLSLAFMEALTIYGLVVALVLLFANPFA, translated from the coding sequence ATGGATCCATTAGTTTCTGCTGCTTCCGTTTTAGCTGCTGCTCTCGCTGTTGGTTTGGCTGCAATTGGACCTGGTATTGGTCAAGGTAACGCAGCAGGACAAGCTGTAGAAGGTATTGCTCGTCAACCTGAAGCTGAAGGCAAAATTCGCGGTACATTGTTGCTCAGTTTGGCGTTCATGGAAGCGTTAACCATCTACGGTCTAGTAGTTGCTCTCGTACTGTTGTTTGCTAACCCCTTCGCATAA
- a CDS encoding protein phosphatase 2C domain-containing protein, with amino-acid sequence MATPEWVAAMQIGDGFIVMRCQDAEYQILFKPDKGEFFNETTFVTSVNALEEMQVEVFPGKQGFICASTDGLEKVQLDLVTGNLSRHFLNLWRHIYEKLNSQQIMISILLIFSIQKD; translated from the coding sequence GTGGCAACTCCTGAATGGGTTGCCGCTATGCAAATTGGTGACGGTTTTATTGTCATGCGTTGTCAAGATGCAGAATATCAAATTTTGTTTAAACCTGATAAGGGAGAATTTTTTAATGAAACAACTTTTGTAACTTCAGTTAATGCGCTGGAAGAAATGCAGGTAGAGGTATTTCCAGGAAAACAAGGGTTTATTTGTGCTTCTACTGATGGATTAGAAAAAGTACAATTAGATTTAGTGACTGGCAACCTTTCCCGCCATTTTTTAAACCTTTGGAGGCATATTTACGAGAAACTAAACAGCCAGCAAATAATGATCAGTATATTATTGATTTTCTCAATTCAGAAAGATTAA
- the atpB gene encoding F0F1 ATP synthase subunit A yields MLNFLNFYSLPLAELEVGKHLYWQIGNLKLHGQVFLTSWFVIGVLTLASVLASSNIKRIPSGIQNLMEFALEFIRDLAKNQIGEKEYRPWVPFIGTLFLFIFVSNWSGALVPFKLIHLPEGELTAPTSDINTTVALALLTSLAYFYAGFSKKGLGYFGNYVQPVSFMLPFKIIEDFTKPLSLSFRLFGNILADELVVGVLVLLVPLFVPLPVMALGLFTSAIQALIFATLAAAYIGEAMEDHHGEEHEGHH; encoded by the coding sequence ATGCTCAATTTTCTGAACTTCTACTCCCTTCCACTTGCCGAATTGGAAGTGGGCAAACATCTGTACTGGCAAATAGGCAACTTAAAGCTACATGGACAGGTGTTTCTCACCTCCTGGTTTGTTATTGGCGTGTTGACATTAGCTTCCGTCTTGGCAAGCAGTAACATCAAGCGCATCCCTAGTGGCATTCAAAACCTGATGGAGTTTGCCCTAGAATTTATCCGGGATTTGGCAAAAAACCAGATCGGCGAGAAAGAATATCGCCCCTGGGTGCCTTTTATTGGCACTTTGTTTTTGTTCATTTTCGTGTCAAATTGGTCAGGTGCATTGGTTCCTTTCAAGCTAATTCATCTGCCAGAAGGTGAACTAACAGCACCCACAAGCGACATCAATACAACTGTTGCCTTAGCATTGTTGACATCGTTAGCATATTTTTATGCAGGATTCAGCAAAAAGGGTTTAGGGTACTTTGGCAACTACGTGCAACCAGTTTCATTCATGTTGCCATTCAAGATTATTGAAGATTTCACCAAACCCCTTTCCCTAAGCTTCCGTTTATTCGGTAACATCTTAGCTGATGAACTGGTCGTAGGCGTGCTAGTCTTACTAGTGCCTCTGTTCGTACCATTGCCAGTGATGGCATTAGGTTTATTTACCAGCGCCATTCAAGCTTTAATTTTTGCCACCCTTGCAGCAGCCTACATTGGCGAAGCGATGGAAGATCATCATGGCGAAGAGCATGAGGGACACCACTAA
- a CDS encoding F0F1 ATP synthase subunit gamma, with protein sequence MANLKSIRDRIQSVKNTKKITEAMRLVAAARVRRAQEQVIATRPFADRLAQVLYGLQTRLRFEDVDLPLLKKREVKSVGLLVISGDRGLCGGYNSNVIRRAETRAKELQAEGLDTTFVIVGRKATQYFQRRNYKIDASYTGLEQIPTAAEATNIADELLSLFLSEKVDRIELVYTKFVSLVSSRPVVQTLLPLDTQGLEAADDEVFRLTTRGGQFQVEREKVTSTVRALPRDMIFEQDPVQILDSLLPLYLSNQLLRALQESAASELAARMTAMSNASENAGELIKTLSLSYNKARQAAITQELLEVVGGAEALT encoded by the coding sequence ATGGCTAATCTCAAATCAATACGCGATCGCATTCAGTCGGTCAAAAACACCAAAAAAATCACCGAAGCTATGCGGCTGGTGGCTGCGGCGAGAGTACGTCGCGCTCAAGAGCAAGTAATTGCCACCCGTCCCTTTGCTGACCGCTTGGCACAAGTATTGTATGGTCTGCAAACTCGTCTCCGGTTTGAAGATGTAGACCTACCACTACTGAAAAAACGTGAAGTTAAATCAGTAGGTTTGTTGGTTATTTCTGGTGATAGAGGTCTGTGTGGTGGTTACAACTCTAACGTGATCCGTCGCGCAGAAACCCGCGCCAAAGAACTCCAAGCAGAAGGTTTAGATACTACCTTTGTCATTGTCGGCCGCAAAGCTACCCAATACTTCCAACGTCGCAACTATAAAATTGATGCGAGTTACACCGGCTTAGAACAAATCCCCACAGCAGCGGAAGCTACTAATATCGCTGACGAGCTACTTTCTTTGTTCCTCTCAGAAAAAGTAGACCGCATTGAGTTAGTTTATACCAAATTTGTGTCTTTGGTTAGCTCTCGTCCAGTTGTACAAACCTTGCTTCCTCTCGATACCCAAGGTTTAGAAGCAGCAGATGATGAAGTCTTCCGCTTAACAACTCGTGGTGGTCAGTTCCAAGTCGAACGGGAAAAGGTAACTAGCACAGTTCGTGCTTTACCCCGCGACATGATTTTTGAACAAGACCCCGTACAAATTCTTGATTCTTTGTTGCCTTTGTACCTGAGTAACCAGTTATTAAGAGCATTACAAGAATCAGCAGCTAGTGAACTAGCAGCACGGATGACAGCGATGAGTAACGCCAGCGAAAACGCCGGTGAATTGATTAAAACTCTATCTTTGTCATACAACAAAGCCCGTCAAGCCGCAATTACTCAGGAACTCCTGGAAGTTGTTGGTGGTGCGGAAGCTCTTACATAA
- the atpH gene encoding ATP synthase F1 subunit delta — MKSNAATAEIAQPYAQALLSIAQSHNLTEEIGTDARTLINLLSGSGELQNFLDNPFIQPDNKKNLLKQLLGEGVSPYLRNFLLFLVDRRRIAFLEAILQQYVALLRELNQTVLAEVTSAVPLTEAQLQAVKEKALAITKAREVEIATKIDRDLIGGVIIKVGSQVIDASLRGQLRRLSLRLTSG, encoded by the coding sequence ATGAAAAGTAATGCAGCAACAGCTGAAATAGCCCAGCCTTATGCACAGGCTTTATTATCCATCGCCCAATCACACAACTTAACAGAAGAGATTGGGACAGATGCACGGACTTTGATTAACTTGCTCTCAGGCTCTGGGGAACTCCAAAACTTTCTGGACAATCCCTTTATTCAGCCTGACAACAAGAAAAATCTCCTCAAGCAATTATTAGGGGAAGGTGTTAGCCCCTACCTACGCAACTTCTTACTGTTTTTGGTTGATAGACGACGCATTGCCTTCTTGGAAGCAATTTTACAGCAGTATGTAGCTTTGTTACGGGAACTTAATCAAACCGTATTAGCAGAAGTTACTTCTGCTGTGCCTTTGACAGAAGCCCAATTGCAAGCAGTAAAAGAAAAGGCACTCGCTATCACCAAAGCGCGGGAAGTAGAAATAGCAACCAAGATAGACCGCGATTTAATTGGTGGTGTAATCATCAAAGTTGGTTCTCAAGTTATTGATGCAAGCTTACGAGGTCAACTACGTCGCCTTTCCTTACGCTTAACCAGTGGTTAA
- a CDS encoding class I SAM-dependent methyltransferase — MSDSQVSAAVAKLYDTYPFPPEPILDEPPPGYNWRWNWLAAYNFCTGRKPQKQDIRILDAGCGSGVGTEYLVHLNPHAQVVGIDLSAGTLEVAKKRCQSSGADRVEFHHLSIYDVEQIPGQFDLINCVGVLHHLPDPIRGIQSLAKKLAPGGLMHIFVYGELGRWEIQLMQKAIALLQGNKRGDYRDGVQVGRKIFASLPENNRLVKREKERWAMENQRDECFADMYVHPQEFDYNIDTLFDLIDASELNFIGFSNPGFWQLERLLGKAPELIERAEELSPKERYRLIELLNPEVTHYEFFLGRPPITKTDWLDDNSLLAAIPELNPCIDGFPSQCLFNYDYQIVNLSTAEFEFMQKCDGSATLSSILAQVELDLNGVKNLLKQQLLLLTPSERV, encoded by the coding sequence ATGTCCGACTCCCAAGTAAGTGCTGCTGTTGCGAAACTCTACGACACCTACCCCTTCCCCCCCGAACCCATCCTGGATGAACCACCACCAGGATATAATTGGCGTTGGAATTGGTTAGCTGCTTACAACTTCTGCACAGGTAGAAAACCACAAAAACAAGATATCCGCATCTTAGACGCTGGTTGTGGTTCAGGAGTCGGAACAGAATATTTAGTACATCTCAACCCCCACGCGCAGGTAGTAGGAATAGATTTAAGTGCTGGTACATTAGAAGTAGCAAAAAAACGCTGTCAAAGTTCTGGTGCTGACCGTGTAGAATTTCATCACCTGAGTATTTATGATGTGGAACAAATACCAGGACAATTCGATTTAATTAATTGCGTTGGTGTGCTTCACCATCTACCAGATCCCATTCGTGGTATTCAATCATTAGCGAAAAAACTCGCCCCTGGTGGATTAATGCACATTTTTGTGTATGGAGAATTGGGAAGATGGGAAATACAACTAATGCAAAAAGCGATCGCACTTCTTCAAGGTAACAAACGCGGTGACTATCGTGATGGTGTGCAAGTTGGTAGAAAAATATTTGCTTCTCTACCAGAAAATAACCGTCTTGTCAAGAGAGAAAAAGAACGTTGGGCAATGGAAAACCAGCGGGATGAATGTTTTGCGGATATGTACGTCCATCCCCAGGAATTTGATTACAATATTGATACATTGTTTGACTTAATAGATGCTTCTGAGTTAAATTTTATTGGATTTTCCAATCCTGGATTTTGGCAGTTAGAAAGACTTTTGGGCAAAGCACCGGAGCTAATTGAACGAGCAGAAGAATTGAGTCCCAAAGAACGTTACCGCCTGATAGAATTACTAAATCCAGAAGTAACTCATTACGAATTTTTCCTTGGTCGTCCCCCCATCACCAAAACCGACTGGTTAGACGATAACAGCTTATTAGCAGCAATACCCGAACTCAACCCCTGCATAGATGGGTTTCCCAGTCAATGTTTATTTAATTACGATTATCAAATTGTTAACTTATCAACAGCCGAATTTGAGTTTATGCAAAAATGTGATGGTTCTGCCACATTGTCCAGCATTTTAGCCCAAGTCGAGCTAGACTTAAACGGAGTAAAAAACCTCCTCAAACAACAACTACTCTTATTAACACCCAGCGAGAGAGTGTAG
- the hppD gene encoding 4-hydroxyphenylpyruvate dioxygenase, with the protein MLQIDHVHFYVEDAQAWRDWFVKYLGFQAVVSPIFPTPVHQGKSFHTYTEVVKNGNVHFLLSSALLPTSPVAEFLRLHPPGVADVAFAVADVAAVTAKAAANGAKILQPVQDGVSCKYSKIAAWGRLTHTLVERTIIGSQLQLGIDDSFTAIDHVVLNVAVGDLAGAVSWYQSILDFQPQQSFKIQTDRSGLHSQVMISPNGKVQLPINEPASANSQIQEFLEVNRGPGVQHIALRTPNLISAIARFRTAGLSFLSVPNSYYTQLQQRLELPLSSPELQAIAQQQILVDCQKDAPLGALLLQIFTQPIFNEPTFFFEFIERRSQAAGFGEGNFRALFEAIESEQVKRGFVSGH; encoded by the coding sequence ATGCTCCAAATTGATCACGTTCACTTCTATGTAGAAGATGCCCAAGCGTGGCGCGATTGGTTTGTCAAATATCTGGGGTTTCAAGCAGTAGTTAGTCCGATTTTCCCTACCCCTGTGCATCAGGGAAAATCGTTTCACACTTACACAGAAGTTGTGAAAAATGGCAATGTCCACTTTTTACTATCTTCAGCATTGTTGCCCACCAGCCCTGTAGCGGAATTTTTACGTCTTCACCCCCCCGGTGTTGCAGATGTGGCTTTCGCTGTGGCAGATGTGGCAGCAGTGACGGCAAAAGCAGCCGCCAACGGTGCTAAAATACTGCAACCTGTCCAAGATGGTGTATCTTGCAAATACTCAAAAATTGCAGCTTGGGGTAGATTGACTCATACATTAGTTGAAAGGACTATTATTGGTAGTCAGTTACAATTAGGAATTGATGATAGTTTTACAGCTATAGATCATGTCGTTTTAAATGTGGCTGTTGGTGATTTAGCTGGTGCTGTCAGTTGGTATCAAAGCATCCTCGATTTTCAACCCCAACAAAGTTTTAAGATTCAAACTGATCGTTCTGGTTTGCACAGTCAGGTGATGATTTCGCCCAACGGTAAGGTACAATTACCGATTAATGAGCCGGCTTCAGCTAATTCTCAAATTCAGGAGTTTTTAGAGGTGAATCGGGGTCCTGGTGTTCAACATATCGCTTTACGTACCCCAAATCTGATCAGTGCGATCGCTCGTTTTCGTACTGCTGGTTTATCTTTTCTCTCTGTTCCTAACAGCTACTATACACAATTACAACAGCGTTTAGAACTGCCTTTATCATCCCCAGAACTGCAAGCGATCGCTCAACAACAAATTTTGGTTGATTGTCAAAAAGATGCACCTTTAGGGGCTTTGCTATTGCAGATTTTTACTCAGCCGATTTTTAATGAACCTACCTTTTTCTTTGAATTTATTGAACGTCGTTCCCAAGCTGCTGGTTTCGGTGAAGGTAACTTTCGCGCTTTATTTGAAGCTATTGAAAGCGAACAAGTTAAACGCGGGTTTGTCAGTGGTCATTAG
- a CDS encoding SDR family oxidoreductase, producing MQDKVIVVVGATGGIGSALARKLATNGAKLVLAARDKVKLTTLANELPGKVLTVPTDITQPQQVDALIQATLAHFGQIDVLVNAAGLGILKPYNNIEPAELDRILDLNLKGCFYTTQAAAQEMQKRRAGHICNLVGILGKHSMAMAAAYSASKFGVVGFSKCMAEELKRFGIKFTLFYFGGVDSPFWDNVSLKVDRKRMLSCETAANAIFYAVSAEPQAVPMEINIQPDNHLFF from the coding sequence ATGCAGGATAAGGTTATTGTCGTCGTTGGTGCTACCGGTGGGATTGGTTCAGCCTTAGCTCGGAAACTGGCCACCAATGGGGCTAAGTTGGTACTAGCAGCTAGAGATAAGGTAAAGTTAACAACATTGGCAAATGAGTTACCAGGGAAAGTTTTGACAGTACCCACGGATATTACTCAACCCCAACAGGTAGACGCATTAATACAAGCAACTTTGGCGCACTTCGGTCAAATTGATGTTTTGGTAAATGCTGCTGGTTTAGGTATCCTCAAACCCTACAACAACATAGAACCGGCAGAGTTAGATAGAATTTTGGATCTAAATTTAAAAGGCTGTTTTTACACCACTCAAGCTGCTGCCCAGGAAATGCAAAAACGTAGAGCTGGTCATATTTGTAATTTGGTAGGGATTTTAGGTAAGCATTCAATGGCCATGGCTGCGGCTTATTCCGCTTCTAAGTTTGGTGTTGTGGGTTTTAGCAAGTGCATGGCTGAAGAACTCAAACGCTTTGGTATTAAGTTCACCCTGTTCTATTTTGGTGGGGTAGATTCTCCTTTTTGGGACAACGTGAGTTTGAAGGTAGACAGGAAAAGAATGCTGAGTTGTGAAACTGCGGCTAATGCTATTTTCTACGCCGTATCTGCTGAACCTCAAGCTGTACCAATGGAAATTAACATTCAACCTGATAATCATCTGTTTTTCTAA
- the atpA gene encoding F0F1 ATP synthase subunit alpha: MSISIRPDEISSIIQQQIEQYDQEVKVANVGTVLQVGDGIARIYGLEKAMAGELLEFEDGTIGIAQNLEEDNVGAVLMGEGRNIQEGSTVTATGRIAQVAVGEALIGRVVDALGRPIDGKGEPKTTESRLIESPAPGIIARRSVHEPMQTGITAIDSMIPVGRGQRELIIGDRQTGKTAIAIDTIINQKGEDVVCVYVAIGQKASTVANVVQTLQQKGAMDYTVVVAANASDPATLQFLAPYTGASIAEYFMYKGKATLIIYDDLSKQAQAYRQMSLLLRRPPGREAYPGDVFYIHSRLLERAAKLSDELGKGSMTALPIIETQAGDVSAYIPTNVISITDGQIFLSSDLFNSGIRPAVNPGISVSRVGSAAQTKAMKKVAGKIKLELAQFDDLQAFAQFASDLDKATQDQLARGVRLRELLKQPQNDPLSVAEQVAVLYAGINGYLDDIAVNQVTSFVKGFRDYLKTGKNSYYQAVQGSKVLGDAEEAALKEALADYKKNFLATA, translated from the coding sequence ATGAGTATTTCAATTAGACCAGACGAAATCAGCAGCATTATCCAACAACAAATCGAGCAATACGACCAAGAAGTCAAAGTTGCTAACGTTGGTACTGTATTACAAGTTGGTGACGGTATTGCCCGGATTTATGGCTTGGAAAAAGCTATGGCTGGGGAACTCCTAGAATTTGAAGATGGTACCATTGGGATCGCCCAAAACTTAGAAGAAGATAACGTCGGTGCGGTACTGATGGGTGAAGGCCGCAACATCCAAGAAGGCAGCACCGTTACCGCTACTGGCAGAATTGCCCAAGTAGCTGTAGGTGAAGCTCTAATTGGTCGGGTTGTCGATGCTTTGGGTCGCCCCATTGATGGTAAAGGTGAACCAAAAACCACCGAAAGCCGTTTGATTGAATCCCCAGCCCCCGGTATTATTGCTCGTCGTTCCGTACACGAACCAATGCAAACCGGTATCACCGCTATCGACTCCATGATTCCCGTTGGTCGGGGTCAGCGTGAGTTGATTATCGGCGACCGTCAAACTGGTAAAACAGCGATCGCTATTGACACCATCATCAACCAAAAAGGTGAAGATGTCGTTTGCGTTTACGTTGCGATCGGTCAAAAAGCTTCCACGGTTGCTAACGTAGTCCAAACCTTACAACAAAAAGGCGCTATGGACTACACCGTAGTTGTAGCCGCTAACGCCAGTGACCCTGCAACCTTACAATTCCTCGCTCCCTACACAGGCGCTAGTATTGCTGAGTATTTCATGTACAAAGGCAAAGCGACCTTAATAATTTACGATGACCTTTCTAAGCAAGCTCAGGCTTATCGCCAAATGTCCTTGCTGCTACGTCGTCCACCCGGACGGGAAGCTTATCCTGGTGATGTATTCTACATTCACTCCCGCTTGTTGGAACGTGCTGCTAAACTCAGCGATGAACTAGGTAAAGGTAGTATGACTGCCCTACCTATCATTGAAACCCAAGCTGGTGACGTATCCGCATACATTCCTACCAACGTAATTTCCATTACTGACGGTCAGATTTTCTTGTCTTCTGACTTGTTCAACTCTGGTATCCGTCCCGCTGTAAACCCCGGTATCTCCGTATCCCGTGTAGGTTCTGCGGCACAAACCAAGGCAATGAAAAAAGTTGCCGGTAAGATTAAACTGGAATTAGCACAGTTTGACGACTTACAAGCCTTCGCGCAATTTGCTTCTGACTTAGATAAAGCCACTCAAGACCAGTTAGCACGTGGTGTACGTCTACGGGAACTGTTGAAACAGCCCCAAAACGACCCTTTGTCCGTAGCTGAACAAGTAGCAGTTCTTTACGCAGGTATTAACGGTTATTTAGATGACATTGCTGTGAACCAAGTCACCAGCTTTGTTAAAGGCTTCCGTGATTACTTGAAGACCGGCAAGAACTCCTACTACCAAGCAGTACAAGGCAGCAAAGTCCTGGGAGATGCAGAAGAAGCAGCCCTCAAGGAAGCTTTAGCTGATTACAAGAAGAACTTTCTAGCTACAGCGTAA